In Bradyrhizobium guangxiense, the following are encoded in one genomic region:
- the cbbX gene encoding CbbX protein, with amino-acid sequence MLDVPHATTTEPNETHFDLRKEAEAAGITGTLQQLEQELVGLKPVKSRVRQIASLLLIERIRQRAGLASAPPTLHMSFTGNPGTGKTTVALRMAKILHGLGFVRRGQVISVTRDDLVGQYIGHTAPKTKEILKKAMGGVLFIDEAYYLHRPDNERDYGQEAIEILLQVMENQREDLVVILAGYGERMTSFFASNPGFRSRIAHHIEFPDYAEAELLVIAELMLKERGYRFSVPAREAFERYIALRRTQPFFSNARSIRNAVDRIRLRQADRLVSDLDRMLDVADLETIDPMDVLASRVFSGGADVRSAKP; translated from the coding sequence ATGCTCGATGTGCCCCACGCAACGACGACCGAGCCCAACGAGACCCATTTCGATCTCCGCAAGGAGGCCGAAGCGGCCGGAATCACCGGCACGCTGCAGCAGCTCGAGCAGGAGCTGGTCGGATTAAAGCCGGTGAAGAGCCGCGTGCGTCAGATCGCCTCACTGCTGCTGATCGAACGTATCAGGCAGCGCGCGGGCCTGGCCTCCGCGCCGCCGACGCTGCACATGTCGTTCACCGGAAATCCCGGCACCGGCAAGACCACGGTGGCGCTGCGCATGGCAAAGATCCTGCACGGTCTCGGCTTCGTGCGGCGCGGGCAGGTGATCTCAGTGACGCGCGACGATCTCGTCGGCCAATATATCGGCCACACCGCGCCGAAGACGAAGGAGATCTTGAAGAAGGCGATGGGCGGCGTGCTGTTCATCGACGAAGCCTATTACCTGCATCGCCCCGACAACGAGCGGGATTACGGTCAGGAGGCGATCGAGATCCTGCTCCAGGTGATGGAGAACCAACGCGAGGACCTCGTCGTCATTCTCGCCGGCTATGGCGAGCGCATGACGAGCTTCTTCGCTTCCAATCCCGGCTTCCGCTCACGCATCGCCCACCACATCGAATTCCCCGACTATGCCGAGGCCGAGCTGCTGGTCATTGCCGAGCTGATGCTGAAGGAGCGCGGCTATCGCTTCTCGGTGCCGGCGCGCGAAGCGTTCGAGAGATACATCGCACTGCGCCGGACGCAGCCGTTCTTCTCCAACGCGCGCTCGATCCGCAACGCCGTCGATCGCATCCGGCTGCGGCAGGCCGATCGCCTGGTGTCCGATCTCGATCGCATGCTCGATGTCGCGGACCTCGAGACCATTGATCCCATGGACGTCCTGGCGAGCCGAGTCTTCAGCGGCGGCGCCGATGTGCGGAGTGCAAAGCCATGA
- the rpe gene encoding ribulose-phosphate 3-epimerase → MTREIMIAPSILAADFARLGEEVAAIDAAGADWIHCDVMDGHFVPNISFGADVIKAIRPMTTKIFDVHLMIAPADPYLEAFAKAGADIITVHAEAGAHLDRSLQAIRALGKKAGVSLCPATPESAIAYVLDRVDLVLVMTVNPGFGGQSFLESQLEKIERIRAMIGDRPIRLEVDGGITRDNAAAVAAAGADTLVAGSAVFRGKSVAEYGANIGAIRIAAETGRVPHLQDSSAQRMRVGDGGRIR, encoded by the coding sequence ATGACCAGAGAGATCATGATCGCTCCTTCGATCCTGGCCGCAGACTTCGCGCGCCTCGGCGAGGAGGTCGCAGCAATCGACGCGGCCGGCGCCGACTGGATCCATTGCGACGTCATGGACGGACACTTCGTGCCGAACATCAGCTTCGGCGCCGACGTCATCAAGGCGATCCGGCCGATGACGACGAAGATCTTCGACGTCCATCTCATGATCGCCCCTGCCGATCCTTACCTCGAAGCTTTCGCGAAAGCCGGAGCCGATATCATCACCGTTCATGCCGAAGCCGGCGCCCATCTCGACCGTTCGCTTCAGGCGATCCGCGCGCTCGGCAAGAAAGCCGGCGTCAGCCTGTGTCCCGCCACTCCCGAGAGCGCGATCGCCTATGTGCTCGACCGCGTCGACCTCGTGCTGGTGATGACGGTCAATCCAGGATTTGGCGGCCAGTCCTTCCTCGAGTCCCAGCTCGAGAAGATCGAGCGGATCAGAGCCATGATCGGCGACCGGCCGATCCGGCTCGAGGTCGACGGCGGTATCACGCGCGACAACGCCGCCGCCGTGGCGGCAGCGGGCGCCGATACGCTGGTAGCGGGTTCCGCGGTTTTTCGCGGCAAGAGCGTTGCGGAATATGGCGCAAATATCGGGGCTATTCGCATCGCCGCCGAGACGGGGCGGGTTCCGCACCTGCAAGATAGTTCTGCGCAACGGATGCGCGTAGGCGATGGAGGCCGTATCCGGTAG
- a CDS encoding universal stress protein gives MYKDILVHIPTERPMRAAVEGSISLAAQFNAQLDAVAIGYVATSAAYVMEGGAAVAAVFELERERALERAEAALSVFGIEAANAGVSYTLRPLGAIPVDAAGSLGEMARLHDLSVVLQPDPAHSSFDNDVPGEILFQSGGPVLFLPYTFRGAFKAARIGICWDGSRLAARAVRDAAPFLARADEIVIITINEADAVPGDASANNLARHLGRRGLSTRTISLSATRADIQPTILSLAADEALDLLVMGGYGHSRLQERVLGGVTRAMLEAMTVPTLMSH, from the coding sequence ATGTACAAAGACATTCTCGTCCACATCCCCACCGAGCGTCCCATGCGCGCAGCCGTCGAGGGCTCGATTTCGCTTGCCGCGCAGTTCAACGCCCAGCTCGACGCGGTCGCGATCGGCTATGTCGCAACCAGTGCTGCCTATGTGATGGAGGGCGGCGCGGCGGTGGCTGCCGTATTCGAGCTGGAACGCGAGCGCGCACTGGAGCGGGCCGAAGCCGCACTCTCGGTGTTCGGAATCGAAGCGGCGAACGCCGGCGTCTCCTACACCTTGCGCCCGCTCGGCGCGATCCCGGTGGATGCGGCGGGCTCCCTCGGCGAGATGGCGCGGCTGCACGACCTCAGCGTCGTGCTTCAGCCTGATCCGGCGCACAGCTCGTTCGACAACGACGTGCCGGGCGAGATCCTGTTCCAGTCGGGCGGCCCGGTGCTGTTCCTGCCCTACACATTCCGTGGAGCTTTCAAGGCGGCACGGATCGGCATCTGCTGGGACGGCAGCCGCCTCGCTGCCCGCGCCGTGCGCGACGCGGCGCCGTTCCTGGCACGTGCCGACGAGATCGTGATCATCACCATCAACGAGGCCGACGCGGTCCCCGGCGACGCGTCAGCCAACAATCTAGCAAGACATCTCGGCCGACGCGGACTGTCGACCCGCACGATCAGCCTGTCGGCGACGCGCGCCGACATCCAACCGACCATCCTGTCGCTGGCGGCCGATGAGGCACTCGATCTCCTGGTGATGGGCGGCTACGGCCATTCGCGATTGCAGGAGCGCGTTCTTGGCGGCGTCACCCGTGCCATGCTGGAAGCCATGACGGTGCCGACGCTGATGTCGCATTGA
- a CDS encoding Do family serine endopeptidase produces MNDHVNSDTTTSRKILRPRRLALLGSVAALGVAVLAASPASSPFGMASFIAPAQATESAATPPGFGDLVSKVKPAVISVRVRIDQDNDKSAMLQQNRMDSDEDSPFDQFSRQFGFRFPGGPNGLPRQRHQMVTGEGSGFFISADGYAVTNNHVVDHAESVQVTMDDGTTYTAKVVGTDPKTDLALIKVDGKKDFPFVKFSDQKPRIGDWVVAVGNPFGLGGTVTAGIVSASGRDIGNGPYDDFIQIDAPINKGNSGGPAFDMNGNVIGVNTAIFSPSGGSVGIGFDIPASTAKLVVAQLKDKGAVTRGWLGVQVQPVTAEIADSLGLKEARGAIVDNPQDGSPAAKAGIEAGDVITAVNGTAIKDSRDLARTIATLAPGSSVKLDVFHNGGTRTLTLALGELPNERQAKANGGSDEGSGQSNAGAPRLGLALAPASEVQGAGQKGVVVTQVDPQGPAAQRGIQTGDVILNVGGKAVANVGEVRTELAQAKSSGKRSVLLQVRSAEATRFVAVPLA; encoded by the coding sequence ATGAACGATCACGTCAATTCCGACACCACGACGTCCCGCAAGATCTTGAGGCCGCGCCGGCTCGCGCTGCTCGGCAGCGTGGCCGCGCTCGGCGTCGCCGTGCTGGCGGCATCGCCCGCCTCTTCGCCGTTCGGCATGGCCTCCTTCATTGCGCCGGCCCAGGCCACGGAATCCGCCGCAACGCCGCCGGGCTTCGGCGATCTCGTCAGCAAGGTCAAGCCCGCCGTCATCTCGGTGCGGGTCAGGATCGACCAGGACAACGACAAGAGTGCGATGCTGCAGCAGAACCGGATGGACTCCGACGAGGACTCCCCATTCGACCAATTCTCGCGGCAGTTCGGCTTCCGCTTTCCGGGCGGTCCGAACGGCTTGCCGCGCCAGCGCCATCAGATGGTCACGGGCGAAGGCTCCGGCTTCTTCATTTCCGCCGACGGCTACGCCGTGACCAACAACCACGTCGTCGACCACGCCGAGTCGGTGCAGGTGACCATGGATGACGGCACGACCTATACCGCGAAAGTGGTCGGCACCGATCCGAAGACCGATCTGGCGCTGATCAAGGTCGACGGCAAGAAGGACTTTCCGTTCGTCAAATTCTCCGACCAGAAGCCCCGCATCGGCGACTGGGTGGTCGCGGTCGGCAATCCCTTCGGTCTCGGCGGCACCGTGACCGCCGGCATCGTTTCGGCCAGCGGCCGCGACATCGGCAACGGCCCCTATGACGATTTCATCCAGATCGACGCGCCGATCAACAAGGGCAATTCCGGCGGCCCGGCCTTCGACATGAACGGCAACGTGATCGGCGTGAACACCGCGATCTTCTCGCCCTCCGGCGGCTCGGTCGGCATCGGCTTCGACATTCCGGCCTCGACTGCAAAACTCGTCGTCGCGCAACTGAAGGACAAGGGCGCGGTGACTCGCGGCTGGCTCGGCGTGCAGGTGCAGCCGGTGACGGCAGAGATTGCCGACAGCCTCGGCCTCAAGGAGGCGCGCGGCGCGATCGTCGACAATCCGCAGGATGGCAGCCCGGCGGCGAAAGCCGGCATCGAGGCGGGGGACGTCATCACCGCCGTCAACGGCACCGCGATCAAGGACTCCCGTGATCTCGCCCGGACCATAGCCACCCTGGCCCCGGGCAGCTCGGTGAAGCTCGACGTGTTCCACAATGGCGGCACGAGAACGCTGACGCTCGCGCTCGGCGAGTTGCCGAACGAGCGGCAAGCCAAAGCGAATGGCGGCTCTGACGAGGGCAGTGGGCAGTCGAACGCGGGTGCGCCGCGCCTCGGCCTCGCCCTGGCGCCGGCCAGCGAGGTTCAGGGCGCCGGCCAGAAGGGCGTCGTCGTCACGCAGGTCGATCCGCAAGGTCCGGCCGCGCAGCGCGGCATCCAGACTGGCGACGTCATCCTCAATGTCGGCGGCAAGGCGGTTGCCAATGTCGGCGAGGTTCGGACGGAACTGGCCCAGGCCAAATCGTCCGGCAAGCGCAGCGTGCTGTTGCAGGTCAGAAGCGCCGAGGCGACGAGGTTCGTCGCGGTGCCGCTCGCGTAA
- a CDS encoding DUF6496 domain-containing protein, with amino-acid sequence MARKAKKRRYSRSSGSEVESEMRRYKKGTAKSGRKGRGGRVKSRKQAIAIGLSKARKKGKKVPKKASKKSSKKRTSRKTAKKTSRKSSKRKSSKR; translated from the coding sequence ATGGCACGCAAGGCAAAGAAGCGCCGCTACTCGCGCAGCTCCGGTAGCGAGGTCGAAAGCGAGATGCGACGTTACAAGAAGGGCACGGCAAAGAGCGGTCGCAAAGGCCGTGGCGGACGCGTGAAGAGTCGCAAGCAGGCGATCGCAATCGGACTGTCGAAGGCGCGCAAGAAGGGCAAGAAGGTCCCGAAGAAGGCGAGCAAGAAGTCGTCCAAGAAGCGGACGAGCAGGAAGACAGCCAAGAAGACAAGCAGGAAGTCGTCGAAGCGCAAATCCAGCAAGCGTTGA
- a CDS encoding DUF3072 domain-containing protein: MQIQGQFNARVFLAEQMTRAQGLKLKRLSEEAYQPAQYARDLSFTEAARRIQVLEAEIELANSF; the protein is encoded by the coding sequence ATGCAGATTCAAGGTCAATTCAACGCCAGGGTCTTCCTCGCCGAGCAGATGACCCGGGCGCAAGGACTGAAGCTGAAACGACTGAGCGAAGAGGCCTATCAGCCCGCACAATATGCGCGCGATTTGTCCTTCACCGAGGCGGCACGGCGCATCCAGGTGCTGGAAGCCGAGATCGAGCTGGCGAATTCGTTCTAG
- a CDS encoding HWE histidine kinase domain-containing protein, with translation MDHEKVNILLVDDQPAKLLAYEVILKDLGENLVIASSGREALEVLLKTEIAVILVDVCMPELDGFELAAMIREHPRFQKTAMIFISAIQVSDIDRLRGYEMGAVDYVPVPVVPEVLRAKIKVFAELYRKTRELERLNQELEDRVRARTAELENSTAKLRESEQRRSMAIAAGKMGSWDWDWISGDWMWDEGQYRIFGVNPESFEVNPANVQALLHPDDVDQLRKAIAEFNKGARAYETEFRIIRPDGEVRWCVGTAAATVDDSSRVVRVSGVTVDITERKRAEERQNLLAREVDHRAKNALALAQSIVRLTRADEVKAYVNAVEGRINALARVHTILSLSSWQGAELSKLIDEELAPYSLGDQIVLAGPEVQLLPATAQTLALALHELFTNSAKYGALSTRSGRLTIGWQVEDQLLTLSWEESGGPLVMTPKSRGFGTRSLLASVESQLGGQAQFDWRAEGLLCRLQVPLTRKTATTTATGKFEDASSAELQRASG, from the coding sequence ATGGACCACGAAAAGGTCAACATCCTCCTCGTCGACGACCAGCCGGCCAAGCTGCTCGCCTATGAGGTGATCTTGAAGGATCTCGGCGAAAACCTCGTGATCGCCTCGTCCGGGCGCGAGGCGCTGGAGGTGCTGCTCAAGACCGAGATCGCGGTGATCCTGGTCGACGTCTGCATGCCCGAGCTCGACGGCTTCGAGCTCGCCGCGATGATCCGCGAGCATCCGCGCTTCCAGAAGACCGCGATGATCTTCATCTCCGCCATCCAGGTCAGCGACATCGACCGGCTGCGCGGCTACGAGATGGGCGCGGTCGATTATGTGCCGGTCCCGGTCGTGCCGGAGGTGCTGCGCGCCAAGATCAAGGTGTTTGCCGAGCTTTACCGCAAGACCCGCGAGCTTGAACGGCTGAACCAGGAGCTCGAGGATCGCGTCCGCGCCCGCACGGCGGAGCTGGAGAACTCCACGGCGAAGCTGCGCGAGAGCGAACAGCGGCGCAGCATGGCGATCGCGGCCGGCAAGATGGGTTCCTGGGACTGGGACTGGATCAGCGGCGACTGGATGTGGGACGAGGGGCAATATCGCATCTTTGGCGTCAACCCCGAGAGCTTCGAGGTCAACCCGGCCAACGTTCAGGCGCTGCTGCATCCCGATGACGTCGATCAGTTGCGCAAGGCGATTGCCGAGTTCAACAAGGGCGCGCGGGCCTATGAGACCGAGTTCCGCATCATACGGCCCGACGGGGAGGTGCGCTGGTGTGTCGGCACGGCGGCAGCCACGGTGGACGATAGCAGCCGCGTCGTGCGCGTCAGCGGCGTCACCGTGGACATCACCGAACGCAAGCGTGCCGAGGAACGGCAGAATCTGCTGGCGCGGGAAGTCGATCATCGCGCCAAGAATGCGCTGGCGCTGGCGCAGTCGATCGTGCGCCTCACCCGCGCCGACGAGGTCAAGGCCTATGTCAACGCCGTCGAAGGACGCATCAACGCGCTGGCGCGCGTGCACACCATCCTGTCGCTGTCGAGCTGGCAGGGCGCCGAGCTCTCCAAACTGATCGACGAGGAGTTGGCGCCCTATTCGCTTGGCGACCAGATCGTGTTGGCGGGGCCGGAAGTTCAGTTGCTGCCGGCGACGGCCCAGACGCTGGCGCTCGCGCTACACGAGCTCTTCACCAACTCGGCCAAGTATGGCGCCCTCTCGACCAGGTCGGGGCGGCTCACGATCGGCTGGCAGGTCGAGGACCAGTTGCTCACGCTGAGCTGGGAAGAATCCGGCGGTCCGCTCGTCATGACGCCGAAATCGCGCGGCTTCGGCACGCGAAGCCTGCTTGCGAGCGTCGAGTCCCAGCTTGGCGGACAGGCGCAGTTCGATTGGCGAGCCGAAGGCCTGTTGTGCCGTCTGCAGGTGCCATTGACACGCAAGACGGCGACGACGACCGCAACCGGCAAATTCGAGGACGCCAGCTCCGCCGAATTGCAGCGCGCATCCGGTTAG